Genomic segment of Geminocystis herdmanii PCC 6308:
ATTGAAAATGGTCAAACTTTATGTTCTATTCATAATTTCCAGAAAAAAAATTATAACCAAACAGAAACAGGAAAAAAAATGTTTATTAGACTTTATGAAAAAGCAAAGTCAATTAATGATTCTCAAACAATGAATTTTTGTGCAGAAATTTTAGAAGTTTTTGAAAAAAACAATATTAATGGTCATATTGAATGGAAAAAATAGTTCTTAAAGTCGAAGAACAGCTTTTAATTCTCAAACTTAGTATCTATTTCATCCTCATTTCATATTCTTATGACAATATAGGTTGTTAGTAAGATTAGGTCAAAAATGAGGTAAAAGTTGATTATGACACAGTATCGGCTTAATAGACGTGATTTCCTGCGATTTTCAGGAGGGATTGCCAGTTTTTATGCTGTACATCAAATTATCCCCGTTTCTGCACAAAATAATTATCTTGAGGGGGATGTTATTGATTTAGAAGTCAGGGAAACAGAGGTTTCGATCGACCATCGAACTGCGAGGGGTTATACTGTTAATAATAGTTTACCAGCTCCCACTATTAGGCTAAAAGAGGGGCAAATTGCCACCATTAGGGTAAAGAATAACTTAAAAGAAGATACCTCTATTCATTGGCACGGTTTAATTTTACCAGCAAATATGGACGGTGTGCCGGGGGTAAGTTTTCGGGGTATCAAACCGCAGGAAACCTTTACCTATCAATTTCCTGTGAATCAAAACGGTACTTACTGGTATCATAGTCATAGCAATATGCAAGAACCGTTAGGGCATTATGGTGCTATAGTAATTGAACCTCGTGAACCTGAAACGATCGAGTATGATAAGGATTATGTCATTATTTTATCAGATTGGAGTTTTGAGAATCCCCACGCTATTCTCGCTAATTTGAAAAAAATGCCCACTTACTATAACTACCAAAGACGCACCGTTGCTAATTTAGGAGAAGATTGGGAGTGGAAACAAATGCGTATGGATGCCTCCGATATTGCCGATGTGACGGGGGCAACTTATACTTATTTGATGAATGGTAAAACCAGTAATGACAATTGGACTGGTATCTTTAACAAGGGTGAAAAAGTCAGACTAAGATTTATTAACGCTTCAGCCATGACATTTTTTGATGTCAGAATCCCTAACTTACCCATGACAGTGATACAAGCAGATGGGCAGAATGTGCAACCCGTGACGGTAGATGAATTTCGTATAGGAGTAGCGGAAACCTATGATGTCATTGTTCAACCTGATACCCAAGAGGCTTATACTATTTTTGCGGAAACCATCGATCGAAGTGGTTATGTTAGAGGTACACTAGGCATAAAACAAGGCTTATCCGCAGAAATTCCTCCTCGTAGAGAGCGCCCATTGCGTACAATGGCTGATATGGGTATGGATCATGATGCTCATGGTGGTCATAATAGTTCAAGTTCGGGCTCGATCGATCATAGTAGTCACAATTCTTCATCATCTGATCATACTAACCATCAAACTTCTTCATCAGATCATAATGATCATGATATGTCGAATATGAGTCACAGTGATCATAATAATCATGATATGTCGAATACAGATCATAGTAACCATGGGATGACTGAAAAAGAAATCTTAGACTTTTCATGGCAACCGAGGGGAGAGGATAATAACGGTATCGGTAACGCCGCAACCCCAATGATGGTTAAAAATCGTTTAAACGAGGCAGGAGTTGGTTTAGAAAATGTCAATCATCGGGTGTTAGTTTATACAGATTTAAAGAGTGTAAAACCCTTAAAAAATAGAAGAAAATTCGATCGAGAAATAGCCCTATATTTAACAGGAAATATGGAGCGTTATATGTGGTCATTTAATGGAAAAAAATACTCCGAAGAAAAAGAAATAGACTTTTATTATGGAGAGAGATTAAGACTAACATTTGTCAATGATACCATGATGGAACATCCCATACATTTACACGGAATGTGGATGGAATTAGTAAACGGAAATGGAGATTATCAACCTCGAAAACATACCATTATTGTGAAACCAGCCGAAAAATTATCTACAGAAATTGATGTTGATGCTAAGGGAAGATGGGCTTTTCATTGCCATTTAATGTATCACATGGATGTCGGAATGTTTCGCACTATTAACGTTATTTCCTAAAAAATAATCAAATTTGATTCACTATTAACCCATAAAGTAGGTTGGGTTAAACGAAGTGCAACCCAACAAAACATCGTCAAATTTTATATTTTCTTGGTGGGTTTCGATGCCTCAACCCACCCTACATTTATCATTACTAAATAAATCCATGTCAATTTTTAAATCCTTAATTTTTTTCAACAGTTTAACTATTATTTTTAGTGTTATTTTATTCTGTGATAAAATTCAAGCACAACCAAATATTATTGAAAAAGATAGTGCAAAAAAATCTTTTATTTATGAAGATGATTTACCTCAAGAAAAACAACTATTTTTTCAAGACTTTGAAGATAAAAAATACTTAACTCAAGAAAAAAACTTTATCTTTACCCAACATAATCATAACCAAGAAAATAATTTTGGTGAGCCTATTCATGACAATCAAATTTTCTATAAAATATTATTTGATCAACTAGAATATCAAGTTAATGATAGTCAAAATATTTTTAAATGGGATGTGTCTGGTTGGGTGGGAAGTGACTATCAAAAATTCGTTTTTAAAACCGAAGGTGATGTTAGTTTAGATGATGGTAACGGTGAGGCAGAATTACAACTTTTATACAGTCAACAAATTTCTCCTTACTGGGATTTACAAGCAGGATTAAGATACGATCAACTCTATGGAGATAAAGGAAATAGTAGGGGTTTTGCTGTCATTGGCATTGAAGGATTAGCACCTTATTTCATTGAAGTTGACACCGCTTTATTTATTAGTCATCAAGGAGATATTTCTGCTAGATTTAAAGCCGAATCTGATTTTTTACTCTCTCAAAAACTTATTTTACAACCGAAAATAGAAACTAATCTAGCCATACAAAAAGTAGAAGAATTTGGAGTAGGTAGCGGTTTTAATAATTTAGAATTGGGGTTGCGATTGCGTTATGAAATTAGTCGAGAATTTGCCACTTATATTGGGGTTAGTTGGAATAAATTATTTGGCGATACTGCTAAATTTGCTAAGGAAGAAGGCGAAAGTAATGATGATATTAAATTTGTCACAGGAGTTAGATTAATGTTTTAAATTACTTAATCGTAGAATTTTAAATCTTCTTTTTCTTTGCGCCTTTACGTCTTTGCGTGATATTCCTAATTTTCATACTAATTTCATTTTTATCTTGCAAAATTAAAGATAATAACTCAGAATATAAAAAAGATTAAAAGATGAATAAATGAATTTTTAGTAGTTTAATATCAGGGATAATATTAAGCTCTTTTACTCCCAGCATTTTAGCCACTAATGTTCATAGTGGAGCTCATCCTTCAGCTTCTCAAATTCAAAATGCTACTCATCATTTTTCCTATGATGTTATGGGCAAATTTGCCTTAGAAAAGTTAATAATTCAACTACCTAATGGTTTAACTATTAATAATGTTGAAATTCAAGATAAAAACGGTACAAAAATTAATACTCAAGCAAATATTACTGAAAATAAAGCAGTAGTAAATTTTGCTGACGCTATTAAACCTAATACCAGAATATATGTAAGTTTAAGAGGAGTTCAAACCAATGGAAAACCTCATACTTGGCAATACAGATTATCTGGCAATTTTGTCGGAATTGATCAATAAATACCTCTTGGTTTATCTCAAGGAAGAACTTATTATTAATAAATAAATATAAACTTATCAAGGGAATAAAAAAGGGGAATTTAATCCCCTTAGATAAAGATTTATTCCGAAATACTCGATTTTACTCCTTTAATGATTTTGATGATTTTCGTATTTTTCTTCTTTATCTTCATAATTATAAAAATAAAACATCAAGGAATAATGATAATAAATCAGTATAGTTTTTAAAACGAAATTCTAGGAAAAATAATTTTTAATTTTTTGGTTGAGGTTGTTGATTATTATAATGATTGTCTTGATTTTCACCCATTTGATGATGATTATTCATCATCTCCTGATTTTCACATTTTTGATCATTTTCACCCCTCATTATCTCATGATTTGCATGATTTTCACTGCTCATCATTTGATGATTATTTCCCATCATCTCATGATTTTTATGATTCATACATTCTTCTTGATTTTCTATAGTTTCTTTTTGAGTTTCTGGGGTTTGACTAAATGCTAAATTAGGTTGTAATGCTAAATTTAATCCTACACCGCTAACTAATAGAAAAAGTAGTGATATTCTATGTACATTTTTCATGGTTTTATCTCTCTTTACTTTGTCTTAATAACTCTATCTTAACAATCAATTATGAAAAGAGAATGAAATGGCTTTTTGACTATTTTTGAAGATTAAATATCAATAATTATCATTAAGATAAGCTAGGGTAAAATTTAATAATTTTTATGACTATTAAATACTTTAATTTGCTGATTATTAAAAGCAACGACATCAAAAGGTTGTTTTATTTTATCAGATTCCATACCGGGGCTACCAATAGGCATTCCTGCAACAGCTAAACCCTTTAGATTAGTAGGTTTTTGCCTTAGAAAACGTTTAATATCATCGGCGGGAATATGCCCTTCCATGACATAACCGTTAATAATGGCAGTATGACAAGATTCTAACTGTGGCGGTAAATTGTTTTTCCGTTTAATCGCCTCCATGTCATCGGTTTTAATGTCTGTCACCTCGAAGCCGTGTTTTTTCATGTGAGAAATCCATTGCCCACAACAACCACAAGAAGGGCTATTATATACGGTAATTTTCTTATTGCCTTCATAGTTAACCGTTGCTTTATCCCAAACACTTACTGTTATTGACTTATTTTCATGATTTTCATGGGTTTCATGGGCATAACTTGGGCTATTAGAAGCTATAGCAATGCTACTGATAATGGTAATAAGTGCAATACCTGTTAATGATTGAATGACTTTCGTTTTTAGCATAGTTGTTTCTCCCATTTTTATTTTTTCTGACTCCATTTTGCCCTAAAAAGATGAAATCAGGATGAAATGACTTTTTGATGATAATTAACTATGATTTTTCGATAATTTTGGGAAGATAAATTATAAAAGTACTGCCTTCATTTTCTCTACTTTCTACTGCTATTTTACCATGATGATTAAGCACGATCGATCTTACAATAGATAATCCTAAACCTGAGCCTCCTTTGTCTCGATTTCGAGCTTTATTTATTCGATAAAAACGGTTAAAAATTAATTTTTGTTCTGTGTTATTAATCCCAATACCAGTATCAATAACTTTAATAATAACTTCTTGTTTATCGGTTTCTAAAAATATAATTACTTGACCATTTTTCTGATTATTTTCTATAGCATTTATGGTCAAATTAGTCAATAATCTGTAAATTTGTTCTTCATTTCCAAAGATAAATATATCATTATTGGTTTTAATTTCTTGACGGAGATTGACGTTATTTTCTAAGGCTAAACAAGATAATTCTTCTACTAAGTCATTAATTAAATCTAATAAATTAATTTTTGTTTTTGAGATTTGATAATTATTTTCTAAAACAGAATCGAGACGAGTTAATATTAATAAATCCTTAACTAAATTAATCAATCTTTCATTTTGACGATGAATAATTTTTAAGGTTTCTTGACTATCTTGTAAAGTTAAATTATTTAAAATCACACTATCAATAGTTGCTTTTATTGCTGACAAAGGAGTGCGTAATTCATGGGCAACATCGGAGCTAAATTGTTGCATTTCTTGATAAGATTTATATACAGGTTGTATCGCTTTTTCGGCTAAATACCAACTAGCAATTATCACTAAAATAATTAGTAAAGGTAAGCCTAATAATAACAATAACTTGATATTACCAACATATCGATCGAACTCCTCTAAACTCCTACCTATTTGTATAGCAGTCAGTTATGAGTTGTGAAAATTATCTTATCATCAAAGGCAAGAGGCAAAAGGCAAAAGGCAAGATTAGTCGTATCTTCGATATTTTTTCTAATAATTTATTTCTCACAAATGATTCCTGATTGCTATAAATAACCCCATTCTTGATTATCTTTTGTATGCAAAAGTAAAGTAATTTGACGATAATTAATATTTTGATTGTCTTGAATTGTTTTAAATTCTTCAGAGGGATAATTAAGAGATAAATTATCAATTTTTATTCCTGCATTACCTAGTAAGTTACCCGATAAATCATAAAATTTGAGATAGTATTTTCCTTGCTGAATAAGTCTTGTTATATATCGATTTTCATGATATTGATTATCACACTTCTCATCTATTAAGCACAAATCTGATATAATTTCTCTAACGGTTTTTTCTAGTTTATTCGGTTTAATTAATAAAGGTTCAAGGGTGTCATGAAAAGTACCCGCTACCGTTTTTAATTCTTGATTAATTGTGATATAATGAGCGTGTTCGATCGCTTCGTAAACCCCTAATGCACCTAAGCTAATAATACCTGAAAAAATACTAGCATACCAACAAGTTAGAGATATTTTAGTTTGATTAAATAGTCTATTTTTTGACACAAGTTAGTAAATTGAATCTAATGAGTAATTTGGCGCAAAGGAAGTAAACTGTATGAAAAACAAAATAAAATATACTGATGAGAATTTGGAATTTGGTGAAATTATGGAAGATTTTTTACCTCCACCAGAAAAATTAACTTTAAAGGAAATAAAAGTTCAAATACCAGTAGAATTAACAGAAACCAATTTATCTTTTTTAAAAGAAAAAGCCGATAAAAATAATATGTCTTATCAAAATTTAATTGAGTTAATTATCAATGAATATATTAAACAAAATGCGGGAAATTTTACATAACTTTTGAGTATTATTATTTTTAACTTGGTGATTTAAAACCAATAATTCGGCAACAATTACTCTAAGTTTTTGGATTAAAATATCAATATTTTCCGCTTCGGTAACTAATCCTAAAATATCATTACTTGTTGCAATCCAGACTTGAGCTTCATAATCCCAAAAAGCATCTATAATATATTTTTCCATAATATTTTAAACTGCTAATTATTTCTTAGATTTTATCATTTATTTATTCAATTTTAAACGATAACCTAAACCATAAACCGTTTCAATTAAGTCACCATAACCATATTGACTAAGTTTCTTTCTTAACAGACGAATTTGAGCCGCTACCACATTACTAATAGTATCAGAACCAATTTCCCATAATTGATCTAAAAGTTGATCTCTTGTTAAAATTTGTTGAGGATGACGCATAAAAAATTCTAGCAAATGAAACTCTTTATTTGTTAAAGGAATTATTTCATTTTTTCCTATTTTTAATTCTACTTGAATTGTATTAGTTTGATAGTCTAAAATTAAATTTTTTACTATTAACTGTGATGGTTTAATCTCTTGATTTCTTCTTAATAATGCCCTAATTCTCGCAAATAATTCTAACATTTCAAAGGGTTTAATTAAATAGTCATCAGCACCTGCATCTAATCCTTGAATTTTATCCCCCATAGTATCTTTTGCCGTTAACATTAATACAGGTAAAGAATTATTTTGTTGCCTAATTATTCTTAATAATTCAATACCTGATAATTCTGGTAATAACCAATCAAAAACACCCACATTGTAGCTAATATTTGGATTTTCTAGTAAATATAAGCCTTCTTGTCCTGATGTTATCCAATCTACCACATAATTTTGTCCTAAAAGCGATCGTTTAATGGCAATACCTAAATCTTCTTCATCTTCTATTAACAATATTCGCATAATTTTATCTTAGCAATGACCAATTATAATATTTATTAAATTAACCTCAAATTTTATTTTATTATTCGATCGTATTGGAGACATCAATCAAAACCTGTGACTTATTCTTATTTACTTTTTACTGAAGTTCTGAAAAATTCTATAGATTATGAATTTTTAAATTAATTAAAATAGCTTACAATTTATAATTCCCCCTTTATAAAGGGGGGTTAGGGGGATCATGTAGGTATATTTATTATTACAAATAACCTAATACCTCTTTATTTGTTCATAGCAAACTTTTTATCGTTCACTTTTTTCCCATTATTAATTCCTAATTTGTAATTCCTCATTAACTATTATGTCTGACTGGAAAGTAATTGAAGGGGGCTTAACCGCTCCTAAAGGCTTTAAAT
This window contains:
- a CDS encoding copper resistance system multicopper oxidase, yielding MTQYRLNRRDFLRFSGGIASFYAVHQIIPVSAQNNYLEGDVIDLEVRETEVSIDHRTARGYTVNNSLPAPTIRLKEGQIATIRVKNNLKEDTSIHWHGLILPANMDGVPGVSFRGIKPQETFTYQFPVNQNGTYWYHSHSNMQEPLGHYGAIVIEPREPETIEYDKDYVIILSDWSFENPHAILANLKKMPTYYNYQRRTVANLGEDWEWKQMRMDASDIADVTGATYTYLMNGKTSNDNWTGIFNKGEKVRLRFINASAMTFFDVRIPNLPMTVIQADGQNVQPVTVDEFRIGVAETYDVIVQPDTQEAYTIFAETIDRSGYVRGTLGIKQGLSAEIPPRRERPLRTMADMGMDHDAHGGHNSSSSGSIDHSSHNSSSSDHTNHQTSSSDHNDHDMSNMSHSDHNNHDMSNTDHSNHGMTEKEILDFSWQPRGEDNNGIGNAATPMMVKNRLNEAGVGLENVNHRVLVYTDLKSVKPLKNRRKFDREIALYLTGNMERYMWSFNGKKYSEEKEIDFYYGERLRLTFVNDTMMEHPIHLHGMWMELVNGNGDYQPRKHTIIVKPAEKLSTEIDVDAKGRWAFHCHLMYHMDVGMFRTINVIS
- a CDS encoding copper resistance protein B, whose protein sequence is MSIFKSLIFFNSLTIIFSVILFCDKIQAQPNIIEKDSAKKSFIYEDDLPQEKQLFFQDFEDKKYLTQEKNFIFTQHNHNQENNFGEPIHDNQIFYKILFDQLEYQVNDSQNIFKWDVSGWVGSDYQKFVFKTEGDVSLDDGNGEAELQLLYSQQISPYWDLQAGLRYDQLYGDKGNSRGFAVIGIEGLAPYFIEVDTALFISHQGDISARFKAESDFLLSQKLILQPKIETNLAIQKVEEFGVGSGFNNLELGLRLRYEISREFATYIGVSWNKLFGDTAKFAKEEGESNDDIKFVTGVRLMF
- a CDS encoding DUF411 domain-containing protein, which gives rise to MLKTKVIQSLTGIALITIISSIAIASNSPSYAHETHENHENKSITVSVWDKATVNYEGNKKITVYNSPSCGCCGQWISHMKKHGFEVTDIKTDDMEAIKRKNNLPPQLESCHTAIINGYVMEGHIPADDIKRFLRQKPTNLKGLAVAGMPIGSPGMESDKIKQPFDVVAFNNQQIKVFNSHKNY
- a CDS encoding sensor histidine kinase; the protein is MLLLGLPLLIILVIIASWYLAEKAIQPVYKSYQEMQQFSSDVAHELRTPLSAIKATIDSVILNNLTLQDSQETLKIIHRQNERLINLVKDLLILTRLDSVLENNYQISKTKINLLDLINDLVEELSCLALENNVNLRQEIKTNNDIFIFGNEEQIYRLLTNLTINAIENNQKNGQVIIFLETDKQEVIIKVIDTGIGINNTEQKLIFNRFYRINKARNRDKGGSGLGLSIVRSIVLNHHGKIAVESRENEGSTFIIYLPKIIEKS
- a CDS encoding DUF1902 domain-containing protein, with amino-acid sequence MEKYIIDAFWDYEAQVWIATSNDILGLVTEAENIDILIQKLRVIVAELLVLNHQVKNNNTQKLCKISRILFNIFIDN
- the rppA gene encoding two-component system response regulator RppA, producing the protein MRILLIEDEEDLGIAIKRSLLGQNYVVDWITSGQEGLYLLENPNISYNVGVFDWLLPELSGIELLRIIRQQNNSLPVLMLTAKDTMGDKIQGLDAGADDYLIKPFEMLELFARIRALLRRNQEIKPSQLIVKNLILDYQTNTIQVELKIGKNEIIPLTNKEFHLLEFFMRHPQQILTRDQLLDQLWEIGSDTISNVVAAQIRLLRKKLSQYGYGDLIETVYGLGYRLKLNK